One genomic window of Salipiger abyssi includes the following:
- a CDS encoding RidA family protein — MTKRFNSRPHLHGGVVHNGVLYASGHAATDLDLDMKGQTAEICEKLDALLAQVGSDKTKLLHARVYLSDMSAKAQMNEAWMEWLDAAHMPSRAAIGGCDLGDPKRLVEIVVTAAID; from the coding sequence ATGACCAAACGCTTCAACTCCCGCCCGCACCTGCATGGCGGCGTCGTCCATAACGGCGTGCTCTACGCCTCGGGCCATGCGGCGACCGATCTCGATCTCGACATGAAGGGCCAGACCGCCGAGATCTGCGAAAAGCTCGACGCACTGCTGGCGCAGGTCGGCAGCGACAAGACAAAGCTGCTGCACGCGCGCGTTTACCTGTCGGACATGTCCGCCAAGGCGCAGATGAACGAGGCCTGGATGGAGTGGCTCGACGCCGCGCACATGCCGTCGCGCGCGGCGATCGGCGGCTGCGATCTGGGCGATCCGAAACGGCTCGTGGAAATCGTGGTCACCGCCGCGATCGACTGA
- a CDS encoding ABC transporter permease subunit yields the protein MLRYLLGKLAVLVPTFFGITIVAFGFVRVLPGDPIMLMAGERGLTPERHAQLMAQYGFDRPLWQQYLSYLGDLFRGDLGTSLVTHRPVAEDFLTFFPATMELGLCAMTLAICIGLPLGVLAAVKRGSWFEQISMSTALVGYSMPIFWWGLLMIILFSGTLGWTPVSGRISLMYYFPQVTGFMLIDSLLSGQAGAFRSAVLHLILPSVVLATIPTAVIARQSRSAMLEVLSEDFVRTARAKGLGPAMVVGRHALRNALIPVVTVIGLQVGSLMAGAILTETIFSWPGIGKWIVDSISKRDYPVVQGGLLVIAVVVMIVNLIVDLLYAVINPRIRHG from the coding sequence TTGCTCCGTTACCTTCTGGGAAAGCTGGCGGTGCTGGTCCCCACCTTTTTCGGCATCACCATCGTCGCCTTCGGCTTTGTCCGGGTGCTGCCCGGCGATCCGATCATGCTGATGGCCGGCGAGCGCGGGCTGACCCCGGAGCGGCATGCGCAGCTGATGGCGCAATACGGCTTCGACCGGCCGCTCTGGCAGCAATACCTCTCCTATCTCGGAGATCTGTTCCGGGGCGATCTGGGTACGTCGCTCGTCACCCACCGCCCGGTGGCCGAGGACTTCCTGACCTTCTTCCCCGCCACGATGGAGCTGGGCCTTTGCGCCATGACGCTGGCGATCTGCATCGGCCTGCCGCTGGGGGTGCTGGCGGCTGTGAAGCGCGGCAGCTGGTTCGAGCAGATTTCGATGTCCACGGCGCTGGTCGGCTATTCGATGCCGATCTTCTGGTGGGGCCTTCTGATGATCATCCTGTTCTCGGGCACGCTGGGCTGGACCCCGGTCTCGGGCCGGATCTCGCTGATGTACTATTTCCCGCAGGTCACCGGCTTCATGCTGATCGACAGCCTGCTTTCGGGACAGGCGGGCGCCTTCCGCTCGGCGGTGCTGCACCTGATCCTGCCCTCGGTGGTGCTGGCCACCATCCCGACGGCGGTGATCGCGCGGCAATCGCGTTCGGCCATGCTGGAAGTGCTGTCGGAGGATTTCGTGCGCACCGCACGGGCCAAGGGGCTGGGCCCCGCGATGGTGGTGGGCCGTCACGCGCTGCGCAACGCGCTGATCCCGGTGGTCACGGTGATCGGGCTTCAGGTCGGATCGCTCATGGCGGGCGCCATCCTCACCGAGACGATCTTTTCCTGGCCGGGCATCGGCAAGTGGATCGTCGATTCCATCTCGAAACGCGACTACCCGGTGGTGCAGGGCGGCCTGCTGGTCATTGCCGTGGTGGTGATGATCGTGAACCTGATCGTGGATCTGCTCTATGCCGTCATCAATCCGAGGATCCGTCATGGCTGA
- a CDS encoding ABC transporter permease subunit — translation MADPATLEANDAGTTRAALAGFWSDFRRNRGAVIGLAVIGLLVLVALFAPLLAPHNPTQQYRDALLLPPVWETGGRGAYLLGTDALGRDILSRLIFGARYSLLIGLIVVTIALTGGIAIGLISGYFGGWIDTLIMRVMDVILAFPSLLLALVLVAILGPGLTNAMIAIALVLQPHFARLARASVMSEKTREYVVAARIAGASPLRLMVRTILPNCLAPLIVQGTLSFSTAILDAAALGFLGLGAQPPTPEWGTMLADAREFILRAWWVVTFPGLAILITVLAINLCGDGLRDALDPRLKRS, via the coding sequence ATGGCTGATCCCGCTACACTTGAAGCAAACGACGCCGGCACGACCCGCGCCGCGCTGGCCGGGTTCTGGAGCGATTTCCGCCGCAACCGGGGCGCCGTGATCGGGCTGGCGGTGATCGGCTTGCTGGTACTCGTCGCGCTCTTTGCGCCGCTGCTCGCGCCGCACAACCCGACGCAGCAATACCGCGACGCGCTGCTGCTTCCGCCGGTCTGGGAGACGGGGGGCCGGGGCGCCTATCTGCTCGGCACCGACGCGCTTGGGCGCGACATCCTCTCGCGGCTGATCTTCGGCGCGCGCTATTCGCTGCTGATCGGGCTCATAGTGGTGACCATCGCGCTCACCGGTGGCATCGCGATCGGGCTGATCTCGGGCTATTTCGGCGGCTGGATCGACACGCTGATCATGCGGGTGATGGACGTGATCCTCGCCTTTCCTTCGCTGCTGCTGGCGCTGGTGCTGGTGGCGATCCTCGGCCCCGGGCTCACCAATGCGATGATCGCCATCGCGCTGGTGCTGCAACCGCATTTCGCCCGGCTCGCCCGCGCCAGCGTGATGAGCGAGAAGACCCGCGAATACGTGGTCGCCGCGCGCATCGCCGGGGCCTCGCCGCTGCGGCTGATGGTGCGCACGATCCTGCCCAATTGCCTCGCGCCGCTGATCGTGCAGGGGACGCTCTCTTTCTCGACCGCGATCCTCGATGCAGCCGCGCTCGGCTTTCTCGGGCTCGGCGCGCAGCCGCCCACCCCGGAATGGGGCACCATGCTCGCCGATGCGCGCGAGTTCATCCTGCGCGCCTGGTGGGTCGTGACCTTTCCCGGCCTCGCCATCCTGATCACGGTGCTGGCGATCAACCTTTGCGGCGACGGGCTGCGCGACGCGCTCGATCCCCGGCTGAAGAGGAGCTGA
- a CDS encoding ABC transporter ATP-binding protein has product MSHLLEIRNLTVTFDTAKGPLTAVSGIDLHVDAGEVLAIVGESGSGKSVAMLAVMGLLPETATVGADLVRFDGTDLMALSPRARRRIIGRDIAMIFQEPVASLNPAFTVGLQIGEVLKKHQGLGRAARRARTLELLEAVGLPDPAGKLTAFPHQMSGGQCQRVMIAMAIACAPKLLIADEPTTALDVTIQKQILDLLIDLQEESGMGLIMITHDMGVVAETADRVIVQYQGVKREEADVLSLFEAPQDSYTRALLSALPERGSDGPLDGVALQ; this is encoded by the coding sequence ATGTCCCATCTTCTCGAAATCCGCAACCTGACGGTGACATTCGACACCGCCAAGGGACCGCTCACCGCCGTCTCGGGCATCGACCTGCATGTGGACGCGGGCGAAGTGCTCGCCATCGTCGGCGAAAGCGGCTCGGGAAAGTCGGTGGCGATGCTGGCGGTAATGGGGCTTTTGCCCGAGACCGCCACGGTCGGCGCCGATCTGGTGCGTTTCGACGGCACCGACCTCATGGCGCTGAGCCCGCGCGCCCGCCGCCGCATCATCGGCCGCGATATCGCGATGATCTTTCAGGAACCCGTCGCCTCGCTGAACCCCGCCTTCACCGTCGGCCTCCAGATCGGCGAGGTGCTGAAAAAGCATCAGGGACTTGGACGTGCCGCCCGCCGCGCCCGCACGCTGGAGCTGCTGGAGGCGGTGGGGCTGCCCGACCCGGCTGGCAAGCTCACCGCCTTTCCGCACCAGATGTCGGGCGGGCAGTGTCAGCGGGTGATGATCGCCATGGCCATCGCCTGCGCGCCCAAGCTGCTGATCGCCGACGAGCCGACAACGGCGCTCGACGTGACCATTCAAAAGCAGATCCTCGACCTGCTCATCGACCTTCAGGAGGAGAGCGGCATGGGGCTGATCATGATCACCCATGACATGGGCGTGGTGGCCGAAACAGCCGACCGCGTCATCGTCCAGTATCAGGGCGTGAAGCGCGAGGAGGCCGATGTGCTGTCGCTCTTCGAGGCGCCGCAGGATTCCTATACCCGCGCGCTGCTCTCCGCCCTGCCGGAGCGCGGCAGCGACGGGCCGCTCGACGGGGTGGCGCTCCAATGA
- a CDS encoding ATP-binding cassette domain-containing protein, giving the protein MSARPPIVLEAQGLIRDYPGKGRLLRKATPVRALKGVDLVLRQGRTLSVVGESGCGKSTLARILTLIDPATDGTLLIDGKAVDIARFRPSAELRRKVRIVFQNPYGSLNPRQKVGDALAEELLLNTGLGAAERRARIGEMLERVGLSGAHAGRYPHMFSGGQRQRIAIARALMVNPRILILDEPVSALDLSVQAKVLNLLADLQRDFDLSYIFISHDLSVVRRISDEVMVMQAGEVVERGSRNAVFGDPQHPYTRQLLAATPSTDTGAIRARLARRAALRAARGA; this is encoded by the coding sequence ATGAGTGCCCGGCCTCCCATCGTGCTCGAAGCCCAGGGGCTGATCCGCGACTATCCCGGCAAGGGCAGGCTGCTGCGCAAGGCCACACCGGTGCGTGCGCTGAAGGGCGTCGACCTGGTGCTGCGCCAGGGCCGCACCCTGTCGGTGGTGGGCGAGTCGGGCTGCGGAAAATCCACCCTCGCCCGGATCCTGACACTGATCGACCCGGCCACGGATGGCACATTGCTCATCGACGGCAAGGCGGTCGACATCGCCCGCTTTCGCCCCTCGGCGGAGCTGCGGCGCAAGGTGCGGATCGTCTTTCAGAACCCCTATGGCTCGCTCAACCCGCGCCAGAAGGTCGGCGACGCGCTGGCCGAAGAGCTGCTGCTCAACACCGGCCTCGGCGCGGCGGAGCGGCGCGCGCGGATAGGCGAGATGCTGGAGCGCGTGGGTCTGAGCGGCGCCCATGCCGGGCGCTACCCGCATATGTTCTCGGGCGGTCAGCGCCAGCGCATCGCCATCGCCCGGGCGCTCATGGTCAACCCGCGCATCCTCATACTCGACGAGCCGGTCAGCGCGCTGGATCTCTCGGTGCAGGCGAAGGTGCTGAACCTGCTGGCCGATCTGCAACGCGATTTCGACCTCTCCTACATCTTCATCAGCCACGACCTCTCGGTGGTGCGCCGGATCTCGGACGAGGTGATGGTGATGCAGGCCGGCGAGGTGGTCGAGCGCGGCAGCCGCAACGCCGTCTTCGGCGATCCGCAACACCCCTATACCCGCCAGCTTCTCGCCGCGACGCCCTCGACGGATACCGGCGCCATCCGCGCGCGGCTGGCCCGCCGGGCCGCGCTGCGTGCCGCACGCGGCGCCTGA
- a CDS encoding alpha-hydroxy acid oxidase, whose amino-acid sequence MSEQDEIRRDDRYATSRKYASMRGIRAAARLALSETVWNYLHCGTGDEVTARANVSAFDDYLYEVPLFAGVAKPDTSTHFLGEELSFPALTAPFGGGETLFHPDGMLAVGRAAHAAGIRQMVPVAAGHALEEVRAASPAALVFQMTFCGRESHVIDMMHRAKDAGYRYICVTYSPIRQWRERMMEDRFSMPGAGAPSNFGPGKSDPAMLRELLDFTEPRWSWEQAARVIGAAPLPCLVKGITSRVDACAALKAGAHGLYVSNYGGRTIDREPAAITTLAGVRAEAGPDVPIVFDSGIRRGSDIATALALGADAVALGRTCALGLAADGEAGVRRVLELLKDEFWTTLGHLGCASVRDLTPEIFRAPR is encoded by the coding sequence ATGTCCGAGCAAGACGAGATCCGCCGCGACGACCGCTATGCCACATCCCGGAAATACGCCTCGATGCGCGGCATCCGCGCGGCGGCGCGGCTGGCGCTGTCGGAGACGGTCTGGAACTACCTGCATTGCGGCACCGGCGACGAGGTGACCGCCCGCGCCAATGTGTCCGCCTTCGACGACTACCTCTACGAAGTGCCACTCTTTGCCGGGGTCGCCAAACCCGACACCAGCACACATTTCCTCGGCGAAGAACTGTCCTTCCCCGCCCTCACCGCGCCCTTCGGCGGCGGCGAGACGCTGTTTCACCCCGATGGCATGCTCGCCGTGGGCCGCGCCGCCCATGCCGCCGGCATCCGCCAGATGGTGCCCGTGGCCGCCGGGCATGCGCTTGAGGAGGTGCGCGCCGCCTCTCCCGCCGCGCTGGTCTTTCAGATGACCTTCTGCGGCAGGGAAAGCCATGTGATCGATATGATGCACCGGGCAAAGGACGCGGGCTATCGCTATATCTGCGTGACCTATTCGCCGATCCGCCAATGGCGCGAGCGGATGATGGAGGATCGCTTTTCCATGCCCGGCGCGGGGGCGCCCTCGAATTTCGGCCCCGGGAAATCCGATCCGGCAATGCTGCGCGAACTGCTCGATTTCACCGAACCGCGCTGGAGCTGGGAGCAGGCCGCGCGGGTGATTGGCGCGGCCCCCCTGCCCTGCCTCGTCAAGGGTATCACCAGCCGCGTCGATGCTTGCGCAGCGCTGAAGGCCGGCGCGCATGGGCTCTATGTCTCCAACTACGGCGGGCGCACCATCGACCGCGAGCCCGCCGCGATCACCACGCTCGCCGGGGTGCGGGCCGAGGCCGGCCCCGACGTGCCCATCGTCTTTGACAGCGGCATACGGCGGGGCAGCGATATCGCCACGGCTCTGGCGCTCGGCGCCGATGCGGTCGCCTTGGGTCGCACCTGTGCGCTCGGTCTCGCCGCCGATGGCGAGGCCGGGGTCCGCCGCGTGCTGGAGCTGCTGAAGGATGAGTTCTGGACGACGCTCGGGCATCTGGGCTGCGCCTCGGTCCGCGATCTGACCCCCGAGATCTTCCGGGCGCCGCGATGA
- a CDS encoding NAD(P)/FAD-dependent oxidoreductase, producing the protein MKVAVIGAGAIGANIAYRLAERGAEVVLIDGRAPGSGTSGASFSWLSSFPQLSWPEAEARRRLRLSVNAHFDRLAEEIGGDWLDWCGTLTAQGAVPDFDAAVARCREQGAQIEILGAADLREIAPELALSGSERVAFELRSGWIDAPAMIGQLLRVFRLSGGTLRLGDDVVSLDIAARGVVSIGLADGSWIEADVVVNAGGGQATHIAALAGLAIPVELVPGLMLYAGAGRPRLPRHVVNGARWLIRPDREFGTAIHWRGEGLTARHGNNGRDGAEMLADVARSVPTLTGLRPAGQRVGIRAMPQGGPVIGRLPWRQGYYSAVSHGGIGWGPIWADLAAREILDGEAVIELATMRPARFYSDIDA; encoded by the coding sequence ATGAAGGTCGCGGTCATCGGCGCGGGCGCCATTGGCGCGAATATCGCCTACCGGTTGGCCGAGCGCGGTGCCGAAGTTGTGCTGATCGACGGGCGCGCGCCGGGATCGGGAACCAGCGGTGCCTCCTTCTCCTGGCTGTCCTCCTTTCCGCAGCTCAGCTGGCCCGAAGCCGAGGCACGGCGGCGCCTACGGCTCTCGGTAAACGCGCATTTCGACCGGCTGGCCGAAGAGATCGGCGGCGACTGGCTCGACTGGTGCGGCACGCTGACGGCGCAAGGCGCAGTGCCGGATTTCGATGCTGCCGTCGCCCGCTGCCGGGAACAGGGCGCACAGATCGAGATACTGGGCGCGGCGGATCTGCGCGAGATCGCGCCGGAACTCGCCCTATCCGGAAGCGAGCGCGTCGCCTTCGAGCTACGCTCGGGCTGGATCGACGCTCCGGCGATGATCGGGCAGCTATTGCGGGTTTTTCGGCTGAGCGGCGGCACGTTGCGGCTGGGCGATGATGTGGTGTCGCTCGACATCGCTGCGCGCGGTGTTGTCTCGATCGGTCTTGCCGATGGCAGCTGGATCGAGGCGGATGTGGTGGTCAATGCCGGTGGCGGTCAGGCAACGCATATCGCGGCTCTGGCGGGGCTGGCGATCCCGGTCGAGCTGGTGCCCGGCTTGATGCTTTACGCAGGCGCCGGACGTCCGCGCCTGCCCCGCCATGTGGTGAACGGCGCGCGCTGGCTGATCCGGCCGGATCGCGAGTTCGGCACAGCCATCCACTGGCGCGGCGAAGGGCTGACCGCCCGGCACGGCAACAACGGTCGCGACGGCGCCGAAATGCTGGCCGATGTGGCACGCTCGGTGCCGACGCTGACAGGGTTGAGGCCGGCGGGACAACGTGTCGGGATCAGGGCGATGCCGCAGGGCGGCCCGGTCATTGGTCGCCTGCCCTGGCGGCAGGGGTATTATTCCGCCGTCTCCCATGGCGGCATCGGCTGGGGGCCGATCTGGGCCGATCTCGCGGCGCGGGAGATCCTTGACGGTGAAGCTGTCATAGAGCTGGCAACGATGCGTCCAGCGCGGTTTTACAGCGACATCGACGCCTGA
- the repA gene encoding plasmid partitioning protein RepA, translated as MMGVSGSATLDRHANLIAEQLVQHRDRLLEPKKHKELRLFSFKEACHFLGVKENSLRHTLRSNESLPQGTMLRGTRRHFAASEIHEIRDHLIANDRLEPHNVTRRVGDEQTVVIASINLKGGVGKSTSAQHLAQGLAMRGYRTLVIDLDAQASLTQLFGIIPEREPDMLTLYHAIRYPDPADPEDEAPVDIRDVVRGTHMPNLDLIPSSMQIMEFEHETAGSDQRKQPFFVRIEEALEPIRDDYDVILFDCPPQMSFAVMSALFTCTSLLVTVTASFVDVMSLGTFLGMTGEMMSVIEHRQGERPYDWIKYLITRYNPTDQPSVQVAGYLRSILEDSVMTNEFYLSTAVADAAVSSESIVEVDPSNFHRQTYQRAWESVSRVTTELEGLIQQAWGRS; from the coding sequence ATGATGGGAGTCAGCGGCTCAGCCACGCTCGACAGGCACGCCAATCTTATCGCCGAACAGCTGGTACAGCACCGCGACCGGCTGCTGGAACCGAAAAAGCACAAGGAGCTGCGGCTCTTCAGCTTCAAGGAGGCATGCCACTTCCTCGGGGTCAAGGAAAACTCTCTGCGCCACACGCTGCGCAGCAACGAGTCCCTGCCTCAGGGCACCATGCTGCGCGGCACCCGCCGGCATTTTGCCGCCTCGGAAATCCACGAAATCCGCGACCACCTCATCGCCAATGACCGACTCGAACCGCATAATGTCACGCGGCGCGTCGGCGACGAGCAGACCGTCGTCATCGCCAGCATCAACCTCAAGGGCGGGGTCGGGAAATCCACCTCGGCGCAGCACCTCGCGCAGGGGCTCGCCATGCGCGGCTACCGGACGCTGGTGATCGACCTCGACGCGCAGGCCAGCCTGACCCAGCTCTTCGGCATCATCCCCGAGCGCGAGCCCGACATGCTCACGCTCTACCACGCGATCCGCTACCCCGACCCGGCCGATCCCGAGGACGAGGCGCCCGTCGACATTCGCGACGTGGTGCGCGGCACCCATATGCCCAATCTCGACCTGATCCCCTCCTCCATGCAGATCATGGAGTTCGAGCACGAGACCGCCGGCAGCGACCAGCGCAAGCAGCCTTTCTTCGTCCGCATCGAAGAGGCGCTGGAGCCGATCCGCGACGATTACGATGTGATCCTGTTCGACTGCCCGCCGCAGATGTCCTTTGCGGTGATGTCGGCGCTCTTCACCTGCACCTCGTTGCTGGTGACGGTGACCGCCTCCTTCGTGGATGTGATGAGCCTCGGCACCTTCCTCGGCATGACCGGCGAGATGATGAGCGTCATCGAGCACCGCCAGGGCGAACGGCCCTATGACTGGATCAAATACCTGATCACCCGCTATAACCCGACCGACCAGCCGTCGGTGCAGGTGGCGGGATATCTGCGCTCGATCCTTGAGGACTCGGTGATGACCAACGAGTTCTACCTGTCCACGGCCGTCGCCGACGCGGCGGTCTCGTCGGAATCCATCGTCGAGGTCGACCCGTCGAATTTCCACCGCCAGACCTATCAGCGGGCATGGGAATCCGTGTCGCGGGTGACGACCGAACTGGAAGGCCTGATCCAGCAGGCCTGGGGGAGATCATAA
- the repB gene encoding plasmid partitioning protein RepB, translating to MARKGLLTKSLDRTLSSDGSKAETADAPSPARPERNVSPRSGNPSVRRFKETFDDLRKETVHEVDTDRIGSGRFRDRFDAGAEIDGLVASIRESGQQIPVMLRRTGDGDSEEYEPVYGRRRIAACRRIGIPVKAYIGDFDDEALIVAQGLENAERLESSFIEKAAFIVQLREAGVEARVIERSLSMATDEIYRMSAVIRDIPEDLVTAIGPAHGVGRRQWIALAAITKQIDKRRVQTAIKELEDISTSQERFARAMARLSKSGQAPAKAPAGQSVADGRLQVTRRGQQVAFKVTAKADKAFADWLAERGEALYRQWKSESEESN from the coding sequence ATGGCACGCAAGGGACTGCTCACCAAAAGCCTCGACCGGACCCTGTCCAGCGACGGGAGCAAGGCCGAGACGGCCGATGCCCCCTCCCCTGCCCGGCCGGAACGCAATGTCAGCCCCCGGTCCGGCAATCCCAGCGTGCGCCGCTTCAAGGAAACCTTCGACGACCTGCGCAAGGAAACCGTGCATGAGGTCGACACCGACCGCATCGGCTCGGGGCGGTTTCGCGACCGCTTCGATGCCGGTGCCGAGATCGACGGGCTTGTCGCCTCGATCCGGGAATCCGGGCAGCAGATCCCGGTCATGCTGCGGCGCACCGGCGATGGCGACAGCGAGGAATACGAACCGGTCTACGGGCGGCGGCGGATCGCGGCCTGCCGCCGGATCGGAATTCCGGTCAAGGCCTATATCGGGGATTTCGACGACGAGGCGCTGATCGTCGCCCAGGGGCTCGAGAATGCCGAGCGGCTGGAAAGCAGCTTTATCGAGAAGGCCGCCTTCATCGTGCAGCTCCGCGAGGCCGGGGTCGAGGCGCGCGTCATCGAGCGCAGCCTGAGCATGGCCACCGACGAGATCTACCGGATGAGCGCGGTCATCCGCGACATTCCCGAGGATCTGGTCACCGCGATCGGGCCCGCGCACGGGGTCGGCCGACGGCAATGGATCGCGCTGGCCGCGATCACCAAGCAGATCGACAAGCGGCGTGTTCAGACGGCGATCAAGGAGCTGGAGGATATCTCCACCAGCCAGGAGCGCTTTGCCCGCGCCATGGCCCGGCTCTCCAAGAGCGGCCAGGCCCCGGCGAAAGCGCCGGCGGGCCAGAGCGTCGCCGATGGCAGGCTTCAGGTCACACGCCGCGGCCAGCAGGTCGCCTTCAAGGTCACCGCAAAGGCGGACAAGGCCTTCGCCGACTGGCTCGCCGAACGCGGAGAGGCGCTGTACCGGCAGTGGAAATCGGAAAGTGAGGAGAGTAACTAA
- the repC gene encoding plasmid replication protein RepC: MKQITSAAPRAGAQKACVQTPIAGFRPILRRELLYALRTARVSLGLSGRDVQVLDTLLSFLPCRDRQTGGERPVGPDMMLVVYAANSTICERANGMCDRSLRRYIDRLVTAGLIARRDSATGKRFPLRRGGRIVDAYGLDLTPLFHSAERILELARQAEQDKEEIRSLRAQALTLRATLLDAADTLSETDLTFVLSAKTILRRVSLGLAGTRDILDKLQALIRSSSSPATQDATVPGPDTTVCAPAPAHENPRRTSANTTKEPGGNGQTVRQVEPKKINTKKPRSDQSHDLTGRWSQYPTLASFFPSSPQTANDLNETLPILARLVGLAEKSLISALRAIGLNQTLHALEYIAMHADHIQRPEDYFAKLVEKAMASTSARRCFTGKQGQAYSRQL; the protein is encoded by the coding sequence ATGAAACAGATCACATCCGCGGCACCGCGTGCCGGGGCACAGAAGGCCTGTGTCCAAACACCGATCGCAGGGTTTCGCCCGATCCTGCGCAGGGAGTTGCTTTACGCGCTGAGAACGGCGCGGGTATCTCTGGGCCTCTCTGGCCGCGACGTTCAGGTGCTCGACACATTGCTGAGCTTCCTACCCTGCCGAGACCGGCAGACCGGCGGAGAACGCCCCGTTGGACCCGATATGATGCTTGTCGTCTATGCCGCCAACAGCACGATCTGTGAGCGGGCGAACGGCATGTGCGACCGTAGCCTGCGGCGCTATATCGACCGCCTGGTGACGGCGGGGCTGATCGCGCGCCGAGACAGCGCCACCGGCAAACGCTTCCCGCTGCGCCGGGGCGGTCGCATCGTCGACGCCTACGGGCTCGACCTCACTCCGCTGTTTCACTCGGCAGAGCGCATTCTCGAACTCGCCCGCCAGGCAGAACAGGACAAGGAAGAAATCCGCAGCCTGCGTGCACAGGCCCTCACCCTTCGCGCCACTCTGCTCGATGCCGCTGACACGCTCTCCGAAACGGACCTTACCTTCGTCCTTTCCGCGAAAACCATCCTGCGCCGAGTCAGCCTCGGCCTCGCAGGCACCCGCGATATTCTGGACAAACTCCAGGCGCTCATCCGCAGCTCATCGTCCCCAGCCACGCAGGATGCTACTGTACCGGGGCCCGACACCACTGTCTGCGCCCCTGCCCCAGCACACGAGAACCCGCGCCGGACCAGCGCAAACACCACGAAAGAGCCCGGCGGAAACGGTCAAACTGTCCGCCAAGTAGAACCAAAAAAAATTAATACAAAAAAACCTCGGAGCGATCAGTCGCATGATTTGACAGGTCGGTGGTCACAATACCCAACCCTCGCGAGCTTCTTCCCGTCGAGCCCTCAAACAGCGAACGATCTAAATGAAACACTTCCCATTTTGGCACGTTTGGTCGGACTTGCAGAGAAAAGCTTGATATCTGCCCTTCGCGCCATCGGATTGAACCAAACACTCCATGCTCTCGAGTATATCGCGATGCATGCGGATCACATTCAGCGACCAGAAGATTACTTTGCCAAACTTGTCGAAAAAGCCATGGCTTCCACTTCGGCACGGAGATGCTTCACCGGCAAGCAAGGACAAGCTTATAGCCGGCAACTCTGA
- a CDS encoding PIN domain-containing protein — translation MIGLDTNVLARFLMQDDPAQGAAAEALMTDLTEATPGFVCREVLVELVWVLERAYKLPRSAIAEALTGLLEARELVIETDDRAAIAVDRYRRGGAGFADQMIALAGEATGCTATVTFDRKAAALPGMQTVG, via the coding sequence GTGATCGGGCTCGACACCAATGTACTCGCGCGTTTTCTGATGCAGGATGACCCCGCGCAAGGTGCCGCCGCTGAGGCCCTCATGACGGACCTGACCGAGGCCACACCCGGATTTGTCTGCCGAGAGGTCCTTGTGGAACTGGTCTGGGTGCTGGAACGCGCCTACAAGTTGCCGCGCTCCGCTATCGCCGAGGCGCTGACCGGCTTGCTGGAAGCGCGTGAACTCGTCATCGAAACAGATGATCGTGCGGCCATCGCCGTCGATCGCTATCGGCGCGGCGGCGCAGGCTTTGCGGATCAGATGATCGCGCTCGCCGGAGAGGCGACCGGATGCACGGCGACCGTGACCTTTGACCGAAAGGCGGCGGCGCTGCCCGGTATGCAGACCGTTGGGTAA
- a CDS encoding AbrB/MazE/SpoVT family DNA-binding domain-containing protein, whose protein sequence is MPESTITAKGQTTLPRDVRRALHLEPGDRLRYMVLDNGEVRISRSRPVSSLSGLLKDRVTRPVSLEEMDEAIAGGALDE, encoded by the coding sequence ATGCCCGAATCGACGATCACTGCAAAGGGCCAAACGACATTGCCGAGGGATGTCCGCCGCGCGCTTCATCTCGAGCCCGGCGATCGTCTGCGCTACATGGTCCTCGACAATGGCGAGGTCCGGATTTCGCGAAGCCGTCCGGTTTCCTCGCTCTCGGGTCTGCTGAAGGACCGTGTCACGCGGCCGGTCAGCCTTGAGGAGATGGACGAGGCCATCGCAGGCGGAGCGCTGGACGAGTGA